CAAGTAATATTTTAGGAATTCACATGCTCACATCAGCAGTTTTTAATCAAATATTATATTATTTTTACACAGTATGTGGTTATGAGTTTTTAAACCCTTGCTCTTCTCTTTCCCCTCCTTTTCTAGCACTCTCGCAGAGACTCTGCGTGACATGGACCTGTCCACGTTGCTGCCATTCCAGCGTGGCCAGCCTGAAAACTTTGCCCAGTTTTTGGACAAAGCAGTTGGATTTGTTTGACCATTGCTGGATGTTTTGTGTTGAACATCAGTATGGGGAGAAATTGCACGacaaacactttaaaaaaaaaaaaaaaaagattttttgggggggcttttttcaccttcatcacataggacagtgcagagacagaaaacgagcgggagagagagacggggagggatcgaacccgggtccccggatccacggcacggcgccccgtccacctgagccacgatgcccccgacAAACACATTTTGGGAGAACGCCAGACTGATAAATACCACTGATTTTCTCAGGCCAAGGTCCGTGGCAGACTAATCGGAGAAGAATATTGGTGTTGATCTAATTGTAACTTTATAATATAGAAATTGCTATTGAAATCAATGTTGTACATTAGCAACTGTATAATGTTATGTATGTATTTAGTCAGTGccttccatgattattggcaccccttgtaaatgtGGTTCGAAAAAAATCCGCCTTTTGGTGAAGtaccttcatctcacactgaaaaaaaatgagaaaaatccaacctttaattgattgaaataaatgtattcagagaaaaacgaaTCCCTtaacaagaaataattattttcaacagaaACGTGTGCCactgttattggcacccctgcgttTAAAACCTTGTACAAcctcctttgccagtaaaacagcactgagtctcctgtaacattttataaggttggagatacagagcagggcatctgagaccattcgtctttacacaatctctccacatcatccagggtcctcggccctctcttgtgctctctcctcttcagctcaccccacaggttttcaatggggttcaggtcaggggactgagatagccagggcagaagcttgattctgtggtcagcgaaCCCTTTTTGTCTTGATTTGGACAAATGCTTCAGATCATCATCCTGCTAGAAGATCCAATGACACCCCAGTTTTAGTTTCTTGCCAGAGGCAGCTCTGTATATTTCTTTTTTGAAATGATTAATAAAGTATTTTTCTATGAAGACGGTTCCACCTACATGTCTTTCTCTGACTGAATGACGTAAATATGATGTCGACAGCGAGCACGTAAGAGGAAGCTTTAAAATGCGGAAGCATGCCCTAGCTTACAGTACATCCTGTATTTTATAAGCAGTATCTGTCACAAAACTCTCCTGAGAACATTACAATGACTAATTTACCAGCAGCCCTGATTGTACCGGGATgccttttattcttttttcagggaAGCTGGTCTAGATCTCCGTTCTCACCTAGTAAGTAAAATTACTCTATTGTTAATTATGTATAAGATATGTATTAATAATGAATAAGATCTGAGCTGAGCAACAAATATAAGCATGGATCTTAATTGTTTCAAATTCAGACTGGGGAAAAAATGAAGCTGTTTGTGAATGTAGTACAGTTTAAATATTGGgaaataaaatataatttttaaagTGTAGAGTCTGGAAAGTTGGGTCTGGAAAATTTGTGGGGGTTCCCCATGCGTCATTTGTGACATTAAGATTtgtgccgtttttttttttaatcagcctGAAttatgcttttaaaaaaaaaaaattatgttgtacagtactgtgcaaaagtcttagaatcccgtatagatttttattttgtgACTTCTACATTAAGTCAGTACAGAAACAGTTTAGATTTCCAAGCATTAGTTTTCCAgtgcaaaattaaatgttacgggaAAATGCTCGTATGTCAGTAGAGAaagcagcatgttacataagagatGCTTTTCAGATTACAAAAcataacataatgaaggctactgggttttgctgcaaaaataaaaagcaagtgcaaaagtcagtgtCCAgaggaactgtggctggttctgcaagatgctcagcaaaacctacagctcatttccttataaaactgcacacattgtacccaaagactgctattttttttaaagcagttgTTCATCCCACCCAACAGTGACTTTTTGTT
The Neoarius graeffei isolate fNeoGra1 chromosome 8, fNeoGra1.pri, whole genome shotgun sequence genome window above contains:
- the zgc:92907 gene encoding UDP-N-acetylglucosamine transferase subunit ALG13 homolog isoform X2, producing MDNHQLELAKQLQADGHLLYCTCSTLAETLRDMDLSTLLPFQRGQPENFAQFLDKAVGFV